Sequence from the Nitrosopumilus maritimus SCM1 genome:
ACAAGATATGTGATAGAATGACTAGTACTCTCATACAAGATTTCATTTTCCATCCAAAATGCCTTGACATAAACTGACCATTCTCCAGGAACATGAGCAGATAAGTTGGCGGTAAAGTTTGTACATGATTTCTTTTCGGGATTAGATGAGGTCATAAATTCTTCCCCATCAGGATTTGTGTAAAATGCTCTAATTTCTACAGATTCTACTTCTAAAATTTCTTCATCATATGGATGCAAGTAAATAGATTCGTTGTCATTTGATTCTTTGAGAAAATCAGAACATAAAATTCCGTTTAGATGAGCTGTATTAGATGATACAATCTCAGAATCTTCCATCCAAAGATCAAACTCTTCATCAATTTTTACAACATCACCAACCAAATGTCCAACAAAAAAAGACAAATCAAGATGTTTTCTTTTATCCACTATCATCTCAATCGTATATTCACCTATAGAGAAATCATTCAAAATTTCAAATGAAAATGCTATTTTTCCTTCACTGTCTGAGAAATAATTAGATTCTTGAATTATATCATTTTGAGTATTTTTGATCATCACATGAAATTCAGTGTCAGATGCAGGAAAATGCTCATCTGTCTCTTCGTTGTAAAAGGATGAAGTGCCTACAACATGTACAGTCTCACCCATACGAAATTTTCTATCATCTTGTAGTTGTTCGTTAAAAATATCAAAATCTGCATCAAGCCACAATTCTTCAGCAAAAGATTCTGTTGTTATTGGAATTAGTACAAGAGTAAATACAGTAATTATTATGAGAAATCTAGTTTTCATTTTCTCCTCTTCTTTATTGCATAAATTACAATGAATAAAACTATCAACACGGCACCCAGACTCTGGATTATTACAATCACTTCAGGATTTGAGATGGTTTCACCTGTTTGCAAATCTCTAAAATCAGAAGGTTTTGGTTTTGGTACACACACTCCATCAACTAGAACAGTATTTTCATCTTCACAAAGTGCCTTTGGTTGTTCTGATTGTTCGCCAGAAAATGGTACGGTGTAAACAGTTCTATCCAAACTTATTCCACTGTTGGTTCTAGTATCCCATTGACAAGTATCAAGATCTATCAAATGAGTGTCATTAAGATATCTTAATTTTCCAACATAATCAAGTGGGCCATGTTTTTCACAATGCTCCAAGATGAATTCTAGTCTTTGAGGATCATCAGATTCGGACAGACTGATGTCTCTTAGCGGATTTCCCATTGGTTCATCATAACAATTGTATTTCCAGTCAGTAGGGATTTGATTTTTCACTGCTTCTTTGCAATCAAAACTAGGATTTGATGCATCTAAGGACATTGGAGGAAACCACTTGTCACACATTGAATCATTTCTATAATCTTCTAAACTTGAAAGCCTATAGTCATCTTTCCATTGCAACATTCGGTAATGGGTCTGACCTTTCCAATCAAATGCAGTACAAATTATTGTTGGATGTTCATAACCCACATCATTATTTGCCCAGTTCCTATCAGTTTGAATCCAGCCTTGATAATTCGTTTCAAGATTTCTGTAAATCGAATCCATAATCAATTCTTCGGTGAGAGGTTCATGAAATACATGGAAACTGTCAAAACAAGGCATAGATTCACCAAATGGTGCTGCAGCACATGCTGCAAATGCATATGACATTGTTGGTAAAACTAGAGAGCCACCAAGAGTCAACAGTCCAGCAATTATCAAAAGGCTAGTTTTCATTTTCTTTCTCCAACCATTTCAATATCTCAAAAATGTGTTCATCAGGAGGAAAAACAGGATAAAACACCTTTATGATTTTAGAATTTTTTACAATTAGTGTAAGTCGTTTATACAATGTATTTCCATCAACTGCAAAGACAGGAACATTGAGTTTCTTTTGAAATTCGAGTTTGTTATCAGATACCAGAATTTGTGAAAAATTCCTTAATGTAGACAACTGCTCTAGATCTGCAATTGGTTGTGAAGAAATTCCAATTGGCATGGCATCATGTTTTTCAAGTTCAATGATATGTTTGGTAACCGAAATATTTTGAGGTGTGCATCCACGTGCACCTGGAATATCATTCCATCCTTGGGGCAAGTCTTTTTCCGGCATATTCATCATTGGGAAAAAATACAAGATTCCATATTTTTTCTCAATTGCAGATAAATCAAAAAAACTGTTTTTAGTTGAAGGTAAAATGAGGTTTGGAATTTGTCTTCCTAAGAGATGAGAGGCCTTACCATCATTTTTTGGTATGGGAAGATCGTGTGGAAGTTTAGTAAGTTTGTCGTTCATTTTTAAAATAAAATTATTAATGTTGTTCAGAATCACCTACAAGACCAAAACTATTCTTGTCTTGGTCATAAACAGTACACATTATTCCTCCCCAAACTTGTTTTTCAGGTTTTGTAATTTCAACTCCCTTTGATTGAAGTTCATGATATGTCTCATCAATGTTTTTTGTGAAAAACCAAATCCCAGTTGGAGTACCAATTTTCAAATCTAGTTTTGTTGATTTTTTTTCAGACCATTTCTCAACATTGACAGGATCTGCCAAGCTCAGTACGGTTTTAGAGTTTGGTGGTCCTACCACTATCCATCGAAATCCTGCAACATCTGTATCTAATTTTGATTCAAATCCTAGTTTCTCAGTGTAGAAATCCAAGGCTTTTTGTTGATCAGAGACCATTACAGTCATACCTTCAATTTCATCAATCATCATAAAAAATCAATAATTGAGACTCATAAAGTATTCGTATCCTTGACACTTTCTAGTAACATTATACCTTCATATAGTATGAGTATTAACTAAGAGAAAATGGGTTTAACTGCATGCAAAAACAAATGTCACACATTTGAGAAAGAAGCAAAGCCTACAGCCTATGAAAAAGGAGGATGTTATTGCAATAACTGTGATTACTATTTCAAAGAAAGATTCCTCAGATGTCCCTGCTGCAATACCCGTACTCGTTATTCAAATCGCTCAAACAGAACTAGACGAGATGCAGAAGTAGTTCGAATGTAAAAACAAATCTTAGTAAGATCACTTGTCTTCTTTTGGAAGAGAAATTGTAATTCTTGTAGGATTGTTATTTGCAGTAATACTTCCATTATGGGATTCAATTATTGTTTTACAACTATACAGACCTAGTCCTGTACCTTGTTGTTTTGTGGTAAATAATGGATCAAATATTTTTTTCAGATTTGTTTCGGGTATGGGTTCTCCAGAATCCTGAATAGTGATGTCATGGTCATTGTTGTTTTCGCTATACAAAATAGTAATTTTTCCTCCAGAACCTAATTTCTGAATTGCATTAAGAAGGATGTTGTTGAATACTAAGACAATTTGATCTTTATCACAAGTAATAGAAGGATTTTCAGAGGGTCTTTCAATGGAAATATTTTCAGGAATTATTAGTTCTTCAAGTGAAGAATCCAATAGTTCATTCAAAGTAGTTTTTCGGATATTTTTTTCTCGTTTTTTAACAAAAGTCATAACATCATCAATCTGATGGGTCATTCGCTTTACTGAATGATCGATTTTTTCACAAGTTTGAGCAGTTTTTTCTTCTTGTGTTTGTTTTGAAATTAATGAAACTCCAGCTGCAATTATTGAAAGAGGATTTCTAAGATCATGTGACAATCTTGCTGTGAGCTCACCAAGTACAGCAAATTTTTCTTGTTCAATGTTTTGTTTAGAGGATTTTGCTACAATTATAGAAAAAACAAGTATTGCAAGTGAAAGTAATCCAATTAGAATTAGTATAATTGTATAAACTAGAGAACTTGCTTTGTTGATAGCTTGATTAATTGAATCCATTGAGAAATAAAGTTCTATTACGCCTACAGGTTCAGATTGATTCAAGTAAATGGGGACGTAAATTTCCATTAATTGTCCATATCCAGTTTCAGCAATATTTTCAGGATCTACTGGATCTTTGATTTCTGATACTAGTTGCCCGTTGATTGAGTTTTGGAATCGAATATTATCTGCAAAATTTTCACCTACAATTGAACTGTCATCAGAGTATACTATAGTGCCATCTTTTGACCATACCTTAATTCTGAGTGTATTGTCATTTTCTACACTCTGGAAATAATTCTCAAATGTTGTTTTTCTTTCATCAAAATTAATTGCTTCAAAGTCGTTCATTGTAAGTTCCTGAGATGCAATAGATTTGATGTACGCTGCATTAGCTCGTTCTGCTTCATGAATGGTCATATTACTAATTTCTTCAGATACCAAAATGGAAAAAATTCCACTGGTGATTATGGCCAATATTACAATTATCGCTCCTCCAACAACAATCTTTTTTGTAATATTCACAAGTTGGATGAAGTATGAAAGTAATTAACCATTATTTTCTCAATAAGGTTTGGATTGATTTTCTAGTTTATAGTGGAGAAATAGGGAAAGGAGCTTGCATAAATGTCAAAAATGCAACAGAATTCATAATTATCCACCAATACAAAATTCTCAAGATAGACATTTTGTCAGCATAACGATTAGTCAATGTCAAAATTATCCAAGGTAGTACATTAATTGCAATATACCCCATCGTTAGATTTCCCGAAGCTAGTGCTACAAGACCAATAGGAATTCCGAGCAGTCCAACAGAAAGGAAATATCCTGAAAATCCATAAAAGTAAATTTTTACGATATCAAAAAGACTTGCAGGATCACATCTAGTATCATTACAGGTCACCATACCATACAACATTATGAGTATGGGGAATGCAATTACAACAGATATTGCAGAAATTCTCAAATGTTTTTCTTTGATAAAATTCCCACTTGATAGAGAGTGTGGATTTTGATTGTCGTTCTTTGTTTTTCGTTTATTTGA
This genomic interval carries:
- a CDS encoding redoxin family protein, with product MNDKLTKLPHDLPIPKNDGKASHLLGRQIPNLILPSTKNSFFDLSAIEKKYGILYFFPMMNMPEKDLPQGWNDIPGARGCTPQNISVTKHIIELEKHDAMPIGISSQPIADLEQLSTLRNFSQILVSDNKLEFQKKLNVPVFAVDGNTLYKRLTLIVKNSKIIKVFYPVFPPDEHIFEILKWLEKENEN
- a CDS encoding VOC family protein, whose translation is MMIDEIEGMTVMVSDQQKALDFYTEKLGFESKLDTDVAGFRWIVVGPPNSKTVLSLADPVNVEKWSEKKSTKLDLKIGTPTGIWFFTKNIDETYHELQSKGVEITKPEKQVWGGIMCTVYDQDKNSFGLVGDSEQH
- a CDS encoding sensor histidine kinase, with the protein product MNITKKIVVGGAIIVILAIITSGIFSILVSEEISNMTIHEAERANAAYIKSIASQELTMNDFEAINFDERKTTFENYFQSVENDNTLRIKVWSKDGTIVYSDDSSIVGENFADNIRFQNSINGQLVSEIKDPVDPENIAETGYGQLMEIYVPIYLNQSEPVGVIELYFSMDSINQAINKASSLVYTIILILIGLLSLAILVFSIIVAKSSKQNIEQEKFAVLGELTARLSHDLRNPLSIIAAGVSLISKQTQEEKTAQTCEKIDHSVKRMTHQIDDVMTFVKKREKNIRKTTLNELLDSSLEELIIPENISIERPSENPSITCDKDQIVLVFNNILLNAIQKLGSGGKITILYSENNNDHDITIQDSGEPIPETNLKKIFDPLFTTKQQGTGLGLYSCKTIIESHNGSITANNNPTRITISLPKEDK